Proteins encoded within one genomic window of Chelatococcus sp. HY11:
- a CDS encoding alpha/beta hydrolase, protein MPKAKVSDIEMYYEIAGEGPPLLMSSGWSLAGRNFGSSHPILSQKYMCIRHDHRCMGRTDAPDGPLTLEQMADDLAGLLDHLKIERTRMIGGGGMGARVAMALAIRHPDRISALELGSAVLKSDNFSASLARVWKRMRALDPELWAEEVTLWSYTPNTYNTRPDIPEKAFRGRAGENTFPAPQAYDRIVDAMLAFDVRDTACQIKCPTLITSGGIEDLFSGPRYARAVHAAIPNSVLKIFEGAAHGYTGECHNEYIKLVLDWFEKHGD, encoded by the coding sequence ATGCCGAAGGCCAAAGTATCCGACATCGAGATGTACTATGAGATTGCCGGCGAGGGCCCGCCGTTGCTGATGAGCAGCGGATGGTCGCTAGCCGGGCGCAATTTCGGAAGCAGTCATCCGATCCTCTCGCAGAAATACATGTGCATTCGCCATGACCACCGTTGCATGGGACGCACCGATGCGCCGGACGGGCCGCTGACTCTGGAGCAGATGGCCGACGATCTGGCGGGACTGCTCGACCATTTGAAGATCGAGCGCACGCGCATGATCGGTGGCGGGGGCATGGGCGCCCGCGTCGCCATGGCGCTTGCCATCCGTCATCCCGATCGCATCTCCGCGCTGGAACTGGGCTCCGCGGTGCTTAAATCCGACAATTTCAGCGCCTCGCTCGCACGGGTCTGGAAGCGTATGCGCGCGCTCGATCCGGAACTATGGGCGGAGGAAGTCACGCTCTGGTCTTACACGCCCAACACTTACAATACGCGGCCTGACATCCCGGAGAAGGCCTTCCGCGGCCGCGCCGGGGAGAATACCTTCCCCGCGCCGCAAGCCTACGACCGTATCGTCGATGCGATGCTCGCCTTCGATGTGCGCGATACGGCCTGCCAGATCAAATGCCCGACGCTTATCACGTCAGGCGGTATCGAGGATCTATTTTCAGGTCCGCGTTATGCACGCGCGGTGCATGCGGCTATTCCAAACTCCGTTCTCAAGATATTCGAGGGGGCGGCGCATGGTTATACCGGCGAGTGTCATAATGAATACATCAAGCTTGTGCTCGATTGGTTTGAGAAGCACGGCGATTAG
- a CDS encoding hydantoinase B/oxoprolinase family protein, with amino-acid sequence MHHPGTALSSAGKPALDPITVEIVRGALRSAQLEMGSLLERTAMSPVIREKQDYFTGLVDRDLNLLIGTKMPSGGRIVPPVLKQYPISAMRPGDIFLYNDCYGTNGAVSHSPDMVFVTPVFIDDVVEGFVFAWAHFIDIGGSHSSSTTPDTENIFQEGVIVPIVRLCQDGIINDDIFRMFVSNSRFPEIVRGDVRSMIAAVQLGERRLREVLERFGVERAYGAFDSLIASTKRTVHQRMHAAFPPGRYRFADVVDDDGMGSGPLAVRMTMESDGERLVLDATASDDQTRGPVNFLMSSVIPSMVFGLFMTAESPDLLPNEGLLRNIDELKLRPGSILQPKYPAPLGQRATTSRRVHTTCYGLVGVADPARGHASSSAYSLGKISGIREGSGKSYLKTMGFGVGQGARPYADGIDAVYYIAQRNFPVEFAEMNYPVRIRRYGIHLDSGGPGRWRGGCGIVREVELLGDSATLMLRLTNCIHPPFGINGGMSGRAGRFTMNPGTPRERELPYLAEGVPMERGDILRIETPGGGGVGHPFDRPVDLVLRDVLGEFVSIESARDDYGVIVDLDAEAVDLAATEALRRERRWPTKLVHRNGYYDEDGWYEASFKLKETA; translated from the coding sequence ATGCATCATCCGGGCACCGCCCTATCGTCGGCTGGGAAGCCGGCATTGGACCCGATCACCGTGGAGATCGTACGCGGCGCGCTGCGCTCCGCGCAACTTGAGATGGGCTCGCTGCTGGAACGCACCGCGATGTCGCCTGTCATCCGTGAGAAGCAGGACTACTTCACAGGCCTTGTTGATCGAGACCTCAATCTTCTCATCGGCACCAAGATGCCGTCCGGCGGCCGCATCGTTCCGCCGGTGTTGAAGCAGTATCCGATCTCCGCGATGCGGCCGGGCGATATTTTTCTCTACAACGATTGCTACGGCACCAATGGCGCCGTGTCGCATTCGCCGGACATGGTCTTCGTCACGCCGGTTTTCATCGATGATGTGGTCGAAGGCTTCGTCTTCGCCTGGGCGCATTTCATCGATATCGGCGGGTCTCACTCCAGCTCGACGACGCCGGACACGGAGAACATCTTCCAGGAAGGGGTGATCGTCCCCATCGTCCGGCTCTGTCAGGATGGTATCATCAATGACGACATCTTCCGCATGTTCGTCAGCAACTCACGCTTCCCGGAGATCGTGCGGGGCGACGTCCGCTCGATGATCGCGGCGGTACAGCTCGGCGAGCGGCGCCTGCGCGAGGTTCTCGAGCGGTTCGGTGTGGAGCGGGCTTATGGGGCGTTCGACAGCTTGATCGCCAGCACCAAGAGGACGGTTCATCAGCGCATGCACGCGGCTTTTCCGCCCGGGCGCTATCGCTTTGCCGACGTGGTCGACGACGACGGCATGGGTTCGGGTCCGCTCGCCGTGCGCATGACGATGGAGTCCGACGGCGAGCGTCTGGTCCTCGACGCGACCGCCAGCGACGACCAGACGCGTGGGCCGGTCAATTTCCTGATGAGCAGCGTCATTCCGAGCATGGTCTTCGGTCTGTTCATGACAGCGGAAAGCCCGGATCTTCTGCCTAACGAAGGCCTGTTGCGCAATATTGATGAACTGAAGCTGCGGCCGGGCAGTATTCTGCAGCCCAAATATCCCGCCCCGCTTGGCCAGCGCGCGACGACGTCGCGCCGGGTGCACACCACCTGCTACGGCCTCGTCGGCGTCGCCGATCCCGCGAGGGGGCATGCGTCGAGCTCGGCCTATTCGCTCGGCAAGATTTCCGGCATCCGCGAGGGCTCGGGCAAGAGCTATCTCAAGACGATGGGTTTCGGCGTCGGGCAGGGCGCGCGGCCCTACGCCGATGGTATCGATGCCGTTTATTACATCGCGCAGCGGAACTTTCCCGTCGAGTTCGCCGAGATGAACTATCCCGTGCGCATTCGCCGCTATGGGATACACCTTGACTCCGGCGGTCCGGGGCGGTGGCGCGGTGGCTGCGGCATCGTGCGCGAGGTGGAACTCCTCGGCGACAGTGCGACGCTTATGCTCCGCCTGACAAATTGCATTCATCCGCCCTTCGGGATCAACGGCGGCATGTCCGGCCGCGCTGGGCGCTTCACCATGAACCCCGGCACGCCGCGCGAGCGCGAGCTTCCCTATCTCGCGGAGGGGGTGCCCATGGAGCGCGGAGATATCCTGCGTATCGAGACGCCCGGTGGCGGCGGGGTCGGCCATCCCTTCGACAGGCCGGTCGATCTCGTTCTGCGCGATGTGCTGGGTGAGTTTGTCAGCATCGAGAGCGCCCGTGACGATTATGGGGTCATTGTCGACCTCGACGCTGAAGCCGTCGATCTCGCGGCCACGGAGGCACTGCGTCGGGAACGACGCTGGCCCACGAAGCTCGTCCACCGCAATGGCTATTACGACGAGGACGGCTGGTATGAAGCCTCCTTTAAACTCAAGGAAACCGCCTGA
- a CDS encoding ABC transporter permease, translated as MPELADSLPVKIEAAPVRSRRRLFRRIRPAAILSAVFLALIAFCALTAPLIAPFDPMSADIMANLMPPSLTGEDGLPPHVFGTDVLGRDILSGVIYGTRVSLIVAISSVLGAGVLGTLIGLIAGYARGWTDEVIMRLVDVQLAFPFILLAIMIMYILGPGLWNVVIVLIIAKWPIYARVARAEAMRHAESEFVLAARCIGAGRLRILLRHILPNALTPLIVVAAFAVPQMIIYEAALSFLGLGLPPDQISWGSMLSAGRSVLDQAWWGATFPGLAIMFTVLSINILGETLREWAGPDLSRD; from the coding sequence ATGCCTGAATTGGCCGATAGCCTGCCCGTGAAGATCGAGGCGGCGCCTGTCCGCAGCCGGCGGCGCCTGTTCCGCCGCATCAGGCCGGCTGCGATCCTCAGCGCCGTGTTCCTTGCCCTCATTGCTTTCTGCGCCCTGACGGCGCCCCTCATCGCCCCGTTCGACCCGATGAGCGCTGACATCATGGCCAACCTCATGCCGCCATCGCTGACCGGTGAGGACGGACTTCCGCCGCACGTATTCGGGACTGACGTGCTGGGCCGCGATATTCTCAGCGGCGTGATCTATGGCACGCGGGTCTCGCTCATCGTGGCCATCTCGTCGGTGCTCGGCGCGGGAGTTCTTGGGACGCTGATTGGTTTGATAGCCGGCTATGCGCGCGGCTGGACCGATGAAGTGATCATGCGCCTCGTTGATGTTCAACTGGCGTTTCCCTTCATCCTGCTTGCGATCATGATCATGTACATCCTCGGCCCGGGCCTCTGGAACGTCGTGATCGTGCTGATCATTGCCAAATGGCCGATCTATGCGCGCGTTGCCCGGGCGGAAGCGATGCGGCACGCCGAAAGCGAGTTCGTGCTCGCGGCGCGTTGTATTGGCGCCGGGCGACTTCGCATTCTGTTACGGCACATCTTGCCGAATGCTTTGACACCTTTGATCGTCGTCGCGGCTTTCGCGGTGCCGCAGATGATCATCTATGAGGCTGCGCTGAGCTTTCTGGGGCTCGGTCTGCCGCCTGATCAAATATCCTGGGGATCGATGCTCTCGGCCGGTCGCAGCGTGCTGGACCAGGCCTGGTGGGGCGCGACCTTCCCGGGGCTCGCCATCATGTTCACCGTGCTCAGCATCAACATCCTCGGCGAGACGCTGCGGGAATGGGCCGGGCCGGATTTGAGCCGGGATTGA
- a CDS encoding ABC transporter permease: MTWFILRRVASALVVIVGVVTVIFILSRLVGDPVALMIQPGMTDADVAQLRAVWHLDDPIIAQYWRFLSSALEGDFGLSIWQSQPALGLVLEALPATLLLTASALGFALVLGGIFGALSAIYKGSLLDRGIMGLTLFGQSMPNFWLALMLILVVSTHWKLLPPAGFGEPRYLVLPMIALGLFPLARLTRLIRSELLDVLGQDYIRTARSKGVPTGQILLRHCLGNIAISLITVLAVDFALLMGGAVVTETIFAWPGMGRLMIQAIERRDFPVMQAGAFVVAMVVVLTSLAADLAYAAVNPKVRYA, translated from the coding sequence ATGACCTGGTTTATTCTGCGGCGCGTGGCCAGCGCGCTCGTGGTGATCGTCGGGGTGGTGACGGTGATCTTCATCCTGTCCCGCCTGGTCGGTGACCCCGTAGCGCTGATGATCCAGCCCGGCATGACCGATGCAGACGTCGCACAGTTGCGGGCGGTATGGCATCTCGACGATCCCATCATCGCGCAATACTGGCGGTTCCTGAGTTCGGCGCTGGAGGGAGACTTCGGGCTGTCGATCTGGCAATCGCAGCCAGCTTTGGGGCTTGTCCTGGAGGCGTTGCCGGCCACCCTGCTGTTGACCGCGAGCGCGCTTGGTTTCGCGCTCGTACTCGGGGGCATCTTCGGGGCACTGAGCGCCATCTACAAGGGGAGCCTTCTGGATCGCGGCATCATGGGGCTCACTCTTTTCGGCCAGTCCATGCCCAATTTCTGGCTCGCCCTGATGCTGATTCTCGTCGTCTCGACGCATTGGAAGTTGTTGCCGCCAGCCGGCTTCGGCGAGCCCCGCTATCTCGTCCTGCCCATGATCGCGCTCGGTCTTTTCCCGCTGGCGCGGCTGACGCGGCTGATCCGCTCCGAACTGCTTGACGTGCTCGGCCAGGACTATATCCGCACGGCTCGCAGCAAAGGCGTCCCGACGGGACAGATCCTCCTGCGTCATTGCCTGGGTAATATCGCGATCTCATTGATCACGGTGCTCGCGGTCGATTTTGCCCTGTTGATGGGCGGCGCTGTCGTCACGGAAACGATTTTCGCCTGGCCCGGTATGGGGAGGTTGATGATCCAGGCGATCGAGCGTCGAGATTTTCCTGTCATGCAGGCCGGCGCCTTCGTTGTCGCGATGGTCGTGGTGCTGACGAGCCTCGCGGCGGACCTCGCCTATGCGGCGGTCAATCCGAAGGTGCGCTATGCCTGA
- a CDS encoding ABC transporter substrate-binding protein: MRAFLTQTRLVAKALVHAAPVAAAVAIFTAAPVWAAPLGDVTIATHLDLTTLDGSQNVTGWHRWVFRNLYDPLITLDKSGKLAPALAEKWERIDEETWRFHLRKGVKFHNGEPFTADAVRFWLEQAKRPESQARGSLTLIKEAGVVDDFTVDFITDGPVSYLLETIADRVSAIPPKYYEEVGPQAFALKPVGTGAYKFVSWRRGDRVVLEGNADYWGGAPKADKLTFWVVPDASARAAAALNGEASIAANIAPLETPRFKGSTVARIEATESGNRPIWGGLVYDRPIFRDKRVREAVNLAVNRQAIVNRLLRGFGKPMGQLCASSMGCFDSKIEAMPYDPERAKKLLDEANLQDKSIILHAPQGPVPLSSELTQVIASDLQKVGFTVKIQIDEASQYSAKLYDFKGNQKDVGDIFIYFYQGGPGSETTIRSLTHSKGNWNWSHYVSPEVDGWYESSRREFDPEKRDAELQKISAQVRADIPWLFLYEPLSIWAVNNKIAWKARSDDQIIVQDMEPASK, encoded by the coding sequence ATGAGAGCGTTTCTCACGCAGACCCGTCTTGTCGCCAAAGCTCTTGTACATGCCGCGCCGGTTGCCGCGGCCGTCGCAATTTTCACCGCCGCGCCCGTCTGGGCCGCTCCGCTTGGCGATGTGACGATCGCCACGCATCTCGATCTGACGACGCTGGATGGCTCGCAGAATGTGACCGGCTGGCACCGTTGGGTCTTCCGCAACCTTTATGACCCGCTGATCACGCTCGACAAGTCGGGCAAGCTTGCTCCGGCCCTTGCGGAAAAATGGGAGCGGATCGACGAGGAAACCTGGCGCTTCCACCTGCGCAAGGGCGTCAAGTTCCACAACGGCGAGCCGTTCACCGCCGACGCTGTCCGCTTCTGGCTGGAGCAGGCCAAGCGACCGGAGTCGCAGGCGAGAGGCTCCCTGACCCTGATCAAGGAAGCGGGGGTCGTCGACGATTTCACGGTCGATTTCATCACAGACGGTCCAGTCTCCTATCTTCTGGAGACGATCGCTGACCGTGTGTCCGCGATACCGCCCAAGTATTATGAGGAAGTCGGCCCGCAAGCCTTCGCCTTGAAACCCGTCGGGACGGGCGCCTACAAATTCGTGAGCTGGCGCCGCGGAGACCGTGTTGTTCTGGAAGGGAACGCCGATTACTGGGGTGGCGCCCCCAAGGCGGACAAGCTGACCTTCTGGGTGGTGCCAGATGCGTCCGCGCGTGCGGCTGCGGCCCTCAATGGCGAGGCTTCGATCGCGGCGAATATCGCCCCACTGGAGACGCCGCGTTTCAAGGGCTCAACCGTCGCGCGCATTGAGGCGACAGAATCGGGCAATCGTCCCATCTGGGGTGGCCTTGTCTATGATCGCCCGATCTTCCGCGACAAGCGCGTGCGGGAGGCGGTCAATCTCGCCGTGAACAGGCAGGCGATCGTCAATCGTCTTCTGCGCGGCTTCGGCAAGCCGATGGGGCAGCTCTGCGCCTCGTCGATGGGCTGCTTCGACAGCAAGATCGAGGCGATGCCCTATGATCCGGAGCGTGCCAAGAAGCTTTTGGACGAGGCCAACCTGCAGGACAAGTCGATCATCCTGCATGCTCCGCAGGGACCGGTGCCGCTCTCGTCCGAACTCACGCAAGTCATTGCCTCCGATCTTCAGAAGGTCGGATTTACGGTCAAGATCCAGATCGACGAGGCTTCGCAATATTCGGCGAAACTCTACGATTTCAAGGGAAACCAGAAGGATGTCGGCGACATCTTCATCTATTTCTACCAGGGTGGACCGGGATCGGAGACGACAATTCGTTCGCTGACACATTCGAAGGGCAACTGGAACTGGTCACATTACGTCAGCCCGGAAGTCGACGGCTGGTATGAATCCTCGCGCCGCGAATTCGATCCCGAGAAGCGTGACGCGGAGCTGCAAAAGATATCCGCGCAGGTTCGGGCGGATATTCCGTGGCTGTTCCTGTATGAGCCTCTGTCGATCTGGGCGGTGAACAACAAGATTGCCTGGAAGGCGCGTTCCGACGACCAGATCATCGTTCAAGACATGGAACCGGCTTCGAAATGA
- a CDS encoding GntR family transcriptional regulator: protein MRDLWIDSSDAATSPLPIYWRVYQVLREEICEGLYPHKELMPSESALAERFATSRITVRKALELLKSEGYIKTRQGVGTFTKAKLPPGSQPRSFTMNLSEMWRETTTTLLEFEFVNAPPNVASLLEVEPGATVHKAIRFRTYKRRPVGLLTTYIHERVARDFTRESFLSAPLITLFSQAGYPSATARQRINARSADPFSAKHLGVEMGAPLLCMMRVSRDASGQPISYLQALFRPDRYEIELDLEIDGPAQKAVWRLASGAESDSMPKRSVPFEIEMDPSGKRGGSAD, encoded by the coding sequence TTGAGAGACCTGTGGATTGATTCATCGGACGCAGCGACGTCCCCGCTTCCCATCTACTGGCGGGTCTACCAGGTGCTGCGCGAGGAGATTTGCGAGGGCCTCTATCCACACAAGGAGCTGATGCCGAGCGAGAGTGCGCTGGCAGAGCGCTTCGCGACATCCAGGATCACGGTCCGCAAGGCGTTGGAGCTCCTCAAGAGCGAGGGCTATATCAAGACGCGCCAGGGCGTCGGCACGTTCACCAAGGCAAAGCTACCGCCCGGGAGCCAGCCTCGCAGCTTCACAATGAATCTATCCGAGATGTGGCGGGAGACCACGACCACACTGCTCGAATTCGAGTTCGTCAATGCTCCGCCGAACGTCGCCAGCCTGCTCGAGGTTGAGCCAGGCGCCACCGTGCACAAGGCAATTCGCTTCCGGACTTACAAGCGCCGGCCCGTCGGGCTTTTGACCACGTATATCCATGAGCGGGTAGCGCGGGACTTCACGCGCGAGAGCTTTCTCAGCGCACCGCTGATCACCCTGTTTTCGCAGGCGGGTTATCCCTCGGCCACAGCGCGTCAGCGTATCAACGCGCGATCGGCCGATCCATTTTCCGCCAAGCATCTCGGCGTCGAGATGGGCGCGCCTTTGCTCTGCATGATGCGCGTGTCGCGCGATGCGTCGGGCCAGCCCATCTCCTATCTCCAGGCACTTTTCCGGCCGGATCGCTACGAAATCGAGCTCGATCTCGAAATAGACGGACCCGCACAAAAGGCGGTGTGGCGCCTTGCCAGCGGCGCGGAGAGCGACAGCATGCCCAAGAGGAGCGTGCCCTTTGAAATCGAAATGGATCCCTCGGGCAAGCGCGGGGGATCCGCCGATTGA
- a CDS encoding carbohydrate ABC transporter permease — MNRVVLTPADLLRWVLILAALAVTLFPFYWMVNTSLKPGPEVFQSPPTFFSSNWSFEAYRVVFETRPIGRYLLNSLVVSVGATALSVVLSALAAYGFTRFFVRGAAAFVLFLLFTKMLPETLLIIPYFQIMASLGLVDTYLALILAYSSFALPFSVWMLIGFFRTIPRDIDEAAIIDGASRLQTFFKVILPLARPGLVAVALFTFIIAWNSYVWALVLTTDANMFVVSVGIANLVGEYRVQWNELMAASVIAALPVMVLYGFLNRHLVSAITAGAVKA; from the coding sequence ATGAATCGTGTTGTGCTGACACCTGCCGATCTCCTGCGCTGGGTGCTCATTCTGGCAGCGCTGGCGGTGACGCTCTTTCCGTTCTATTGGATGGTCAATACCTCGCTGAAGCCTGGACCCGAAGTCTTCCAGTCGCCGCCGACCTTCTTCTCGTCGAACTGGTCGTTCGAGGCGTATCGCGTGGTCTTCGAGACAAGGCCCATTGGCCGCTATCTTCTCAACAGCCTGGTTGTGTCGGTCGGCGCGACGGCATTGTCCGTCGTGCTCTCGGCGCTGGCTGCCTATGGCTTCACGCGCTTCTTCGTGCGCGGGGCCGCCGCATTCGTGCTCTTCCTGCTGTTCACGAAGATGCTGCCGGAGACGCTCTTGATCATCCCCTATTTCCAGATCATGGCGTCACTTGGCCTTGTCGATACCTATCTTGCGCTGATCCTGGCCTATTCATCGTTTGCCTTGCCGTTCTCGGTATGGATGCTGATAGGGTTCTTCCGGACAATCCCGCGCGACATCGACGAGGCGGCGATCATCGATGGCGCCTCACGTCTGCAGACCTTCTTCAAGGTCATCCTGCCGCTGGCGCGTCCCGGCCTCGTTGCCGTCGCGCTGTTCACCTTCATCATCGCCTGGAATTCCTACGTCTGGGCGCTGGTGCTGACGACGGACGCCAATATGTTCGTGGTGTCGGTGGGCATCGCCAATCTTGTCGGCGAATACCGCGTGCAATGGAACGAGCTGATGGCCGCTTCGGTCATCGCGGCGCTGCCGGTAATGGTCCTCTACGGTTTCCTCAACCGGCATCTCGTCAGCGCGATCACGGCGGGCGCGGTCAAGGCTTGA
- a CDS encoding sugar ABC transporter permease: MTAVSDSLSRPALPQRRRGHTARPGLESERWHGYLFIAPAFIFLCAVIVLPLIKAFWTSLERTRGLNTMFVGFDNYVRVLESEAFWNSLWVSLSFTALCVAMHMAIGLGLAMLLNRVAHARAVLRVAFLTPWMVAPAIGSTIWLWLLEPQFGVVNYLFSAVGLIDSYKAWLGEPSLAFGSIVAVDVWRGVPFVMLLLLAGLQTIPVEQYEAASIDGASPLQQFRYITLPNLKYFIVVASTLDIINTIRMFDIIAVMTGGGPVGATEVLPALLYNTAFRANHFGEAAAIGVLLLILVLAFSVLYVGLTRTHAQEGSR, translated from the coding sequence ATGACGGCGGTATCAGACAGCCTCTCCCGGCCGGCGCTCCCCCAGCGCCGCCGGGGCCACACGGCCCGGCCCGGCCTCGAAAGCGAGCGTTGGCACGGGTACCTCTTCATCGCGCCTGCTTTCATCTTCCTGTGCGCGGTGATCGTCCTCCCGCTCATCAAGGCGTTCTGGACCAGCCTGGAGCGCACGCGCGGGCTGAACACGATGTTTGTCGGCTTCGACAACTACGTGCGCGTGCTCGAAAGCGAGGCGTTCTGGAATTCGCTGTGGGTTTCGCTGTCCTTCACCGCCCTCTGCGTGGCGATGCACATGGCGATCGGGCTGGGGCTCGCGATGCTGCTCAATCGCGTCGCCCATGCGCGCGCGGTGCTGCGCGTTGCCTTCCTCACGCCCTGGATGGTCGCACCGGCGATCGGCTCGACGATCTGGCTCTGGCTGCTGGAGCCGCAATTCGGTGTCGTGAATTATCTGTTCTCCGCCGTGGGGCTGATCGACAGCTACAAGGCCTGGCTCGGCGAGCCAAGCCTTGCTTTCGGCTCCATCGTGGCGGTCGATGTCTGGCGCGGCGTGCCTTTCGTGATGCTCCTCCTTCTGGCCGGTTTGCAGACCATCCCGGTGGAACAATATGAGGCGGCCAGCATCGACGGTGCATCTCCCCTGCAACAGTTCCGCTATATAACCTTGCCGAACCTGAAGTATTTCATCGTGGTCGCATCGACGCTCGACATCATCAATACCATCCGCATGTTCGATATCATCGCGGTGATGACGGGCGGTGGCCCTGTCGGCGCCACAGAGGTCCTGCCGGCGTTGCTCTACAACACCGCCTTCCGTGCCAATCACTTCGGCGAGGCGGCGGCGATCGGCGTGCTTTTGCTCATCCTCGTGCTGGCCTTCTCCGTGCTCTATGTCGGGCTCACACGCACCCATGCGCAGGAGGGTTCACGATGA
- a CDS encoding sugar ABC transporter substrate-binding protein: MLKSTRRKLLSGIAGGLAWLGATGAIAQTADKPIVLQWQTANLTEKQFEPVWKEMVAAFEAANPGIKIDPVLVARKDHWTKFVTASQARRAPCLVSVDLTTAAYNGYLMPLDKFWDAEPEAWRKAWSDEVMKAARWQGKLYGVPIWGGIYAEIYNEDLVKAAGLDPAKPPVSWADYRTWAKALTKDGQWATAILGGKTDTTTRVLLSWIYSNGGEVFNADMTEATFAKNPKSLEAIKAYLGLARDGFAAPAPTTTNYLEQTVMFAQNKIATMRNANWAIAKAEEDNPALKGKLIVAPAPHQIPNAPTLKTVTSTSIAADCASPEAAWKFIKFEADAKWSIKRAKVANWMPIRSDLANEPEIKSDPMLLTFLKIGENAKPYPLPLPIWADIAAGDIVDAVQKALLAPDTLETVFKDLDAKINRKLKDQ, from the coding sequence ATGTTGAAATCGACGCGCCGTAAACTTCTGTCCGGCATCGCGGGCGGGCTTGCATGGCTCGGCGCCACCGGTGCCATCGCGCAGACGGCGGACAAGCCGATCGTGCTGCAATGGCAGACCGCCAATCTGACGGAGAAGCAGTTCGAGCCGGTCTGGAAGGAGATGGTCGCCGCCTTCGAGGCAGCCAATCCCGGCATCAAGATCGACCCCGTTCTCGTCGCGCGCAAGGATCACTGGACGAAGTTCGTGACGGCCTCGCAGGCGCGTCGCGCGCCATGCCTCGTCTCGGTCGATCTGACCACCGCCGCCTACAACGGCTATCTGATGCCGCTCGACAAGTTCTGGGACGCCGAGCCGGAGGCCTGGCGCAAGGCCTGGAGCGACGAGGTGATGAAGGCCGCGCGCTGGCAAGGCAAGCTCTACGGCGTGCCGATCTGGGGTGGCATCTATGCCGAAATCTACAATGAGGATCTCGTCAAGGCCGCCGGTCTCGATCCCGCGAAGCCCCCGGTGAGTTGGGCCGATTATAGGACCTGGGCGAAGGCCCTGACCAAGGATGGTCAATGGGCGACCGCCATCCTCGGCGGCAAGACTGACACGACGACGCGGGTGCTGCTGAGCTGGATCTATTCTAACGGCGGCGAAGTCTTCAACGCCGACATGACCGAGGCGACCTTCGCCAAGAACCCGAAGAGCCTGGAGGCGATCAAGGCTTATCTCGGGCTTGCGCGCGACGGTTTCGCCGCGCCGGCGCCGACCACGACGAACTATCTCGAACAGACGGTCATGTTCGCGCAGAACAAGATCGCCACGATGCGCAACGCCAACTGGGCGATTGCCAAAGCCGAGGAAGATAACCCCGCGCTCAAGGGCAAGCTGATCGTCGCGCCCGCGCCGCATCAGATCCCGAATGCGCCGACACTCAAGACGGTGACATCCACGAGCATCGCGGCGGATTGCGCGAGCCCGGAAGCCGCTTGGAAGTTCATCAAGTTCGAGGCCGATGCGAAATGGTCGATCAAGCGCGCCAAGGTCGCGAACTGGATGCCCATTCGCAGCGATCTCGCCAATGAACCGGAGATCAAGAGCGATCCGATGCTCCTGACCTTCCTCAAGATCGGCGAGAATGCGAAGCCCTATCCGCTGCCGCTGCCCATTTGGGCGGATATCGCGGCCGGCGACATCGTTGACGCCGTCCAGAAGGCCCTGCTCGCGCCGGACACGCTCGAGACGGTTTTCAAGGACCTTGATGCCAAGATCAACCGTAAGCTGAAAGACCAATGA